Proteins from a single region of Macaca nemestrina isolate mMacNem1 chromosome 13, mMacNem.hap1, whole genome shotgun sequence:
- the LOC105465278 gene encoding deoxyguanosine kinase, mitochondrial isoform X4, whose product MMYREPARWSYTFQTFSFLSRLKVQLEPFPEKLLQARKPVQIFERSVYSDRYIFAKNLFENGSLSDIEWHIYQDWHSFLLWEFASRLTLHGFIYLQASPQVCLKRLYRRAREEEKGIELAYLEQLHGQHEAWLLHKTTKLHFEALMNIPVLVLDVNDDFSEEVTKQEDLMREVNTFIKNL is encoded by the exons ATGATGTACCGGGAGCCAGCACGATGGTCCTACACATTCCAGACATTTTCCTTTTTGAGCCGCCTGAAAGTACAGCTGGAGCCCTTCCCTGAGAAACTCTTACAGGCCAGGAAGCCAGTACAGATCTTTGAGAGGTCTGTGTACAGTGACAG GTATATCTTTGCAAAGAATCTTTTTGAAAATGGTTCCCTCAGTGACATCGAGTGGCATATCTATCAGGACTGGCATTCTTTTCTCCTGTGGGAGTTTGCCAGCCGGCTCACATTACATGGCTTCATCTACCTCCAGGCTTCTCCCCAG GTTTGTTTGAAGAGACTGTACCGGAGGgccagggaggaagagaaaggaattgAGCTGGCCTATCTAGAGCAGCTGCATGGCCAACACGAAGCCTGGCTTCTTCACAAGACCACGAA GCTCCACTTTGAGGCTCTGATGAACATTCCAGTGCTGGTGTTGGATGTCAATGATGATTTTTCTGAGGAAGTAACCAAACAAGAAGACCTCATGAGAGAG GTAAACACCTTTATAAAGAATCTGTAA
- the LOC105465278 gene encoding deoxyguanosine kinase, mitochondrial isoform X5 — protein sequence MMYREPARWSYTFQTFSFLSRLKVQLEPFPEKLLQARKPVQIFERYIFAKNLFENGSLSDIEWHIYQDWHSFLLWEFASRLTLHGFIYLQASPQVCLKRLYRRAREEEKGIELAYLEQLHGQHEAWLLHKTTKLHFEALMNIPVLVLDVNDDFSEEVTKQEDLMREVNTFIKNL from the exons ATGATGTACCGGGAGCCAGCACGATGGTCCTACACATTCCAGACATTTTCCTTTTTGAGCCGCCTGAAAGTACAGCTGGAGCCCTTCCCTGAGAAACTCTTACAGGCCAGGAAGCCAGTACAGATCTTTGAGAG GTATATCTTTGCAAAGAATCTTTTTGAAAATGGTTCCCTCAGTGACATCGAGTGGCATATCTATCAGGACTGGCATTCTTTTCTCCTGTGGGAGTTTGCCAGCCGGCTCACATTACATGGCTTCATCTACCTCCAGGCTTCTCCCCAG GTTTGTTTGAAGAGACTGTACCGGAGGgccagggaggaagagaaaggaattgAGCTGGCCTATCTAGAGCAGCTGCATGGCCAACACGAAGCCTGGCTTCTTCACAAGACCACGAA GCTCCACTTTGAGGCTCTGATGAACATTCCAGTGCTGGTGTTGGATGTCAATGATGATTTTTCTGAGGAAGTAACCAAACAAGAAGACCTCATGAGAGAG GTAAACACCTTTATAAAGAATCTGTAA